TTCAGGACCGAGGATCAGGCTTTGTCGGCCATCCAGGTCAAAGGGATAGAAGGCAAATTTGAGATCAACGTCTGCAACCAGTGCGGGGACTGCATAGCGGTTTGCCCGGTGCTGGCCCTCAAGCGCAACCAGCAGGGCGTGGTGATGCCGGACAAAAAGCTGTGCGTAGGCTGCCTGATGTGTGTCGGCTACTGCCCCACCCTTTCCATGCGCACCCATCCCTCCTTAAGCGAACCCTTCAAGTGCGTGGCCTGCGGGGCCTGCGCCAAGGCCTGCCCCGAGAAGGCCCTGGAGATAGTGGAACGCGATTAACCGATAACCCCTGGTCCATTCAACAATCAGTTTGAACGTTTGAAACGTTTGAACGGTTTAAACCACTCAAACAGCGAG
The sequence above is drawn from the candidate division TA06 bacterium genome and encodes:
- a CDS encoding 4Fe-4S binding protein, whose translation is MKYLKTSPDKCQGVRACEKICSKTFFRTEDQALSAIQVKGIEGKFEINVCNQCGDCIAVCPVLALKRNQQGVVMPDKKLCVGCLMCVGYCPTLSMRTHPSLSEPFKCVACGACAKACPEKALEIVERD